A stretch of Clostridium formicaceticum DNA encodes these proteins:
- the dapA gene encoding 4-hydroxy-tetrahydrodipicolinate synthase, producing the protein MINAPKGIIVPLITPFNDDETIDFQAYKKVIDFQIESGVHGLLVGGTTGEYHVMSLEERKSLIKAGCEYAAGRVPVMAGVGCFTAKETIELANYAAECGAKWGLVLPPYYHHTSEDGILEFFKEIAAKSKVGIVIYNYPEATNVCLSPEMIYELSQEENIVSVKESADFGHLCKVLTLTRDIDNFSVFTGEEHFMLPTFSIGGQGAFGILVNLLPKEVVKLYELAVEEKDIKAARDLNSKLSGFYDLMEAEGNPYPGPVKAGVDMIGLKGGKVRKPLTQTTAELKSKLKEQLIKLGYEVK; encoded by the coding sequence ATGATTAATGCACCAAAAGGTATTATTGTACCGTTAATAACACCATTTAATGATGACGAAACAATTGATTTTCAGGCTTATAAGAAGGTAATAGATTTTCAAATTGAAAGTGGCGTGCATGGTCTTCTAGTTGGAGGCACAACAGGAGAATACCATGTTATGTCATTAGAGGAACGTAAAAGTTTAATCAAAGCTGGCTGTGAATACGCTGCTGGAAGGGTACCAGTTATGGCAGGTGTTGGATGTTTTACTGCTAAGGAGACAATCGAACTTGCTAATTATGCTGCAGAATGTGGCGCTAAATGGGGGCTGGTTTTACCTCCTTATTATCATCATACAAGTGAAGACGGAATTCTTGAATTTTTCAAGGAAATAGCTGCAAAATCAAAAGTCGGAATTGTAATTTATAATTACCCTGAAGCAACTAACGTTTGTCTTTCACCTGAAATGATTTATGAATTGAGTCAGGAAGAAAATATTGTATCTGTTAAGGAATCTGCAGATTTTGGTCATCTATGTAAGGTTCTTACTTTAACAAGGGATATAGATAACTTTTCTGTATTTACTGGTGAAGAACATTTTATGCTTCCAACCTTCTCCATTGGGGGACAGGGTGCCTTTGGCATTCTTGTTAATTTGCTTCCAAAGGAAGTTGTTAAGCTTTATGAACTAGCAGTTGAGGAAAAAGATATAAAAGCTGCTCGTGATTTAAACAGTAAATTATCAGGTTTTTATGACTTAATGGAGGCTGAAGGTAATCCATATCCAGGTCCGGTAAAAGCAGGTGTAGATATGATTGGACTTAAAGGCGGAAAAGTCAGAAAGCCTTTAACACAAACTACTGCCGAGTTAAAATCAAAGCTTAAAGAGCAACTAATAAAGTTAGGATATGAAGTTAAATAA
- a CDS encoding NAD(P)/FAD-dependent oxidoreductase → MNSFDVVVIGAGAIGSSIAYHLTKKGYDVALVERGDIANGTSSRCDAVALICDKKPGIDTKMGYESIQVFKELAKTFSYDFEFKQPGSLYVCETEQELEVAKEYVAQQQADGYDMRMVDNYEMQEMEPYLAKDLLGGIWTTPDSSMSPYKLCYAFVEEGKKLGLKVFHHHTVMDIKLDEKGAVENVVTDKGEFKTKRVVNCGGAWASELGNMVGIDIPITPRKGIVLISEKSFKVVNQKVHEFGYMLSKFEDINFKRNVSKLVERHNVAFNIEPTRDNNFLLGGNRENKGFDISTELEVMMAVAERGMRFFPILKEINCIRAYSGVRPYCADHLPIVSEVDEVPGYYIAAGHEGDGISLSGITGRMMTQIISGEKTDFDIEKLKFSRYKNKKVVFAD, encoded by the coding sequence ATGAATAGTTTTGATGTAGTTGTAATTGGGGCAGGAGCAATTGGCTCAAGTATAGCCTACCATCTGACTAAAAAGGGATACGACGTTGCATTAGTTGAAAGAGGAGATATTGCAAATGGTACTTCAAGTAGATGTGATGCAGTTGCACTGATCTGCGATAAAAAACCAGGTATTGACACTAAAATGGGTTATGAAAGCATTCAAGTATTTAAGGAATTGGCAAAAACCTTTTCATATGATTTTGAATTTAAGCAACCTGGTAGCTTATACGTTTGTGAAACTGAACAAGAATTAGAAGTAGCTAAAGAGTATGTAGCTCAGCAGCAAGCAGATGGCTATGATATGAGAATGGTTGATAATTATGAAATGCAAGAGATGGAACCTTATCTAGCAAAAGACTTACTGGGAGGTATATGGACTACACCTGATTCGTCAATGTCTCCGTATAAACTATGCTACGCATTTGTTGAAGAAGGAAAAAAACTTGGACTAAAAGTTTTCCATCATCATACGGTTATGGATATTAAATTAGATGAAAAAGGTGCTGTTGAAAACGTTGTTACAGACAAAGGTGAATTTAAAACAAAAAGAGTTGTAAATTGTGGTGGTGCATGGGCATCTGAACTTGGGAATATGGTAGGAATAGATATTCCGATTACACCAAGAAAAGGAATCGTATTGATTTCAGAAAAATCATTTAAAGTTGTAAATCAAAAAGTCCATGAATTTGGATATATGCTTTCTAAGTTTGAAGATATTAATTTTAAAAGAAATGTAAGTAAGCTAGTTGAAAGACACAATGTTGCCTTTAATATAGAGCCTACAAGAGATAACAATTTTTTACTTGGAGGTAATCGTGAGAACAAGGGATTTGACATTAGTACAGAACTTGAAGTTATGATGGCTGTTGCTGAAAGAGGAATGCGATTTTTCCCAATCTTAAAAGAAATAAACTGTATCAGAGCATATAGCGGAGTAAGGCCTTATTGTGCCGATCACTTGCCAATAGTATCAGAAGTTGATGAAGTACCAGGTTATTATATAGCAGCAGGACATGAAGGTGATGGCATCAGCTTATCCGGAATAACAGGTAGAATGATGACGCAGATTATTTCTGGAGAAAAAACAGATTTTGATATAGAAAAGTTGAAATTTTCAAGATATAAAAATAAAAAAGTTGTATTTGCTGATTAA
- a CDS encoding 4Fe-4S binding protein, whose amino-acid sequence MSLEQNGFLTIEELKAKGHYPSEKRFSEGLIAIIECIHEIPCNPCENSCKFGAINIGEPITNLPRLVEEKCIGCGVCVANCSGLAIFIVNKNYSDTEGTVSFPYEYYPLPEKGQVVEAVNRRGQILCKGTVIKIQNPESYDRTPVVTVAVPMDKVEEVRSIKRL is encoded by the coding sequence ATGTCATTAGAACAAAACGGCTTTTTAACAATAGAGGAATTGAAGGCTAAAGGACACTATCCTTCTGAAAAACGCTTTAGCGAAGGACTTATTGCAATTATTGAGTGCATCCATGAGATCCCATGCAATCCATGCGAAAATTCATGCAAGTTTGGAGCTATAAACATAGGAGAGCCTATTACAAATTTGCCGAGACTCGTTGAGGAGAAATGCATAGGCTGTGGTGTTTGTGTAGCAAACTGTTCAGGATTAGCTATTTTTATAGTTAATAAGAATTACTCTGATACAGAAGGTACAGTATCATTTCCATATGAATATTACCCTTTACCTGAAAAAGGTCAAGTAGTAGAAGCTGTTAACAGAAGGGGTCAGATATTATGCAAAGGAACAGTAATCAAAATTCAAAATCCTGAGAGTTATGACAGAACACCTGTTGTAACAGTTGCAGTACCTATGGATAAGGTAGAAGAAGTACGAAGTATAAAAAGATTGTAA
- a CDS encoding NAD(P)/FAD-dependent oxidoreductase, which translates to MIKKEVVVIGGGPAGLAAAIEAAKRGVQVLVIDANAEAGGQLIKQIHKFFGSSAHRAGIRGMDIGSQLLQEAKDYGVEIWLNSVVIGLSKEKTMAVETGTDDIDKKVKLIEAEKIVIATGGSENVVRFKGWTLPGVMGAGAAQTMINSNRVKPGKKVVMIGSGNVGLIVSYQLLQGGVDVVALVEAAPNIGGYAVHASKITRAGVPIYTRHTILEAKGKDRVTEAVICEVDDKWQPIEGTEKVVKVDTIAIAAGLKPLAELAIMHDCQTKFDTVLGGWIPLHNTNMESTYPGIYVVGDITGIEEANTALEEGRLAGVAIAEALGKIEPIEAEKLKGEIWERLDGLRSGPDGEVRMKAKSRQMESFKELVNV; encoded by the coding sequence GTGATTAAGAAAGAAGTAGTAGTGATTGGTGGGGGACCAGCAGGACTAGCTGCAGCAATTGAAGCAGCTAAAAGGGGGGTTCAAGTATTAGTGATAGACGCTAATGCAGAAGCCGGTGGTCAGTTGATTAAGCAGATTCATAAATTCTTTGGATCAAGTGCTCATCGCGCAGGTATTAGGGGCATGGATATTGGAAGTCAACTTCTTCAGGAAGCGAAAGATTATGGAGTAGAGATATGGCTTAACAGTGTAGTAATAGGATTGTCTAAAGAAAAGACTATGGCGGTAGAAACTGGAACGGATGACATTGATAAAAAAGTAAAGCTTATTGAAGCTGAAAAAATTGTCATTGCAACTGGTGGTTCTGAGAATGTTGTTCGATTTAAGGGTTGGACGTTACCTGGAGTAATGGGTGCAGGTGCAGCTCAGACAATGATAAATAGCAACCGTGTAAAGCCAGGTAAAAAAGTTGTGATGATTGGATCAGGAAATGTTGGGCTTATTGTATCTTATCAACTTTTGCAAGGTGGTGTAGATGTGGTTGCATTAGTAGAGGCAGCTCCTAATATCGGTGGATATGCCGTACATGCTTCAAAAATTACAAGAGCAGGTGTACCAATATATACAAGACATACCATTCTTGAGGCTAAAGGGAAAGATCGTGTAACAGAGGCAGTAATCTGTGAGGTTGATGATAAATGGCAGCCAATTGAGGGGACAGAAAAAGTAGTGAAGGTTGATACCATTGCGATTGCAGCAGGTCTCAAGCCATTAGCAGAATTAGCTATAATGCATGACTGCCAAACTAAGTTTGATACTGTTTTAGGAGGATGGATTCCACTGCATAATACAAATATGGAATCTACATATCCTGGAATCTATGTAGTTGGTGATATTACTGGCATAGAAGAAGCAAATACTGCATTGGAAGAAGGTCGATTAGCTGGCGTTGCAATTGCAGAAGCACTTGGAAAGATTGAACCGATAGAAGCAGAAAAACTTAAGGGTGAAATTTGGGAAAGGCTTGATGGTCTAAGATCAGGTCCTGATGGAGAAGTGAGGATGAAGGCTAAGTCAAGGCAGATGGAAAGTTTCAAAGAGCTTGTAAACGTATAG
- a CDS encoding (2Fe-2S)-binding protein, with protein sequence MCLRVDDHVILGKNDPGKIVEITVDGKKIKAKEGEKILATLLANGIIVNRYTVKRKEPRGLFCGIGQCTDCAMIVNGKPNVRTCVTSVKEGMIIETQHGVERSANFSD encoded by the coding sequence ATGTGTTTGAGAGTTGATGATCACGTTATTCTTGGGAAGAATGATCCTGGAAAGATTGTGGAGATTACAGTAGACGGTAAGAAGATAAAAGCGAAGGAGGGAGAGAAAATCTTAGCAACCCTTCTTGCTAATGGAATTATAGTTAATAGATATACCGTAAAAAGAAAAGAGCCACGAGGGTTGTTTTGCGGTATAGGACAATGTACTGATTGCGCTATGATAGTTAATGGAAAACCAAATGTTCGAACATGCGTAACTTCAGTAAAGGAAGGAATGATTATTGAGACACAGCATGGCGTAGAAAGGAGTGCGAATTTCAGTGATTAA